The Roseibium sp. Sym1 nucleotide sequence GCTCCTCGCGCGAACGGGCGAACACGGGCAGCGGCATCGGGTAGTGGCGCGCGTTGATCCTGTCGGCGAGGCGGATGATGACGTTGTAGGCGGAGGCCGAGCCGTCGGACATCATGTTGCCCAGAAGCGAGACCACTCTGTGCTGCGGACAGTCCATCATCGGCAGCTGGTCGACCGAGGCCCTCAGGGTCCTGCCCGTGCCATAGGCAATGATCTTGGGTTGTTGCGACCGGAAATGGCGCTCCATTTCGGTGGCTGCCGCCTGGGCAATGCCCACCGTGGAAGACGGTGCGTCCGGGTCGCTCGGTACGACTTCGCAGCCCTTGAGCTCGAATTTCTCGGTCAGCCGGCTGGAAAGCTCCATGCAATGGGCGATCGGGTGATCGAGCCGGACCTTGATCAGGCGTTCGCTGACGGCTAGCGACACCAGCCGTTGGGCCGACTGCCGCGAGACGCCGAGCTTGCGCGCGATCTCGTCCTGGGTGTTGCCGGCAACGTAATAGAGCCAGCCCGCCCGGGCGGCGTCGTCGAGACGGGACGTCTCGGCAGAAAGTTTCTGTTTCATCTCAGCTGCCGTTGATTTGCAAATCCGGCCTAAGCTGGAAGAAATCCGTGAAAGATGCAAACACTTGCTCGGCGCCTGCTGCCGCATCCCCGGAATTTGCAAGTGATTTCAGGTGGGATCCGCCGACAAACCGCCAGACCTGCATGCCTGCGGCAAGACCCGCCTTGATGCCATTCTCGCTGTCCTCGATGACCAGGCAACGTTCCGGAGCTACACCGCGCCTGTCCGCCACCAGCAGAAACAGGTCCGGCGCGGGCTTGCCGTGTTCCACCTCCGAGGCGGTGGTTGCGCGGCCGGCGAAAAGGTCGGTCAGGCCGGTGATTTCCAGCGACTTGGCCAGCCGGGGCGGACTGGAGCTGGTGGCCAGGCAGTAATCCGGCCGCAACTGTTCGATGACGGTGCGCACGCCCACGACCGGTTGCAGTTCCGCCTCGAAGGCTCCCAGTAGGTTCGCCCGGTAGGTGGCTTCGAATTCCGGCGGCAGATCGACGCCGAATTCGCTTCGGATCTGCTGCAGGACCACAGGGTAGCTGCGCCCGAGAAAATGGTGCGCGACATAGTCCATGGTGATGAGGACATCGCGCTTGGCAAGTTCCGCCACCAGCATGCGCGCGCTGATAACCTCGCTGTCGATCAGGACACCGTCGCAGTCGAAGATCACAAGGTCGATGGGCTGGGTCAATCGGATGTCTTTCCTGGAATGGGGCTGGAGCGCCCGCTGCAAACAATCACCTCATCCTGAGGAAGACCGCCAGGTCTGTCTCGAAGGATCGGCGACATACTCTGGAGCAAGTGGCCGATCCTTCGAGACAGCGCTGACGCGCTTCCTCAGGATGAGGCCTGATTTGGGGGATGGGTCCAACCAGCCAACCAAACACTGTGCTCACCCGAACCAGCGCTTCAGCCATCGCCGGAAGCCACTGGTGGCTTCAGATGCGCGTTTGTGGGCATGGGCACGGGCCTGTTCGGCATTGTCGCCGACATCGTCCATGAAGCCGTCAATGCTGTCGACGACCGGATCGATCCGGCGCTTCTTGAAGGCGCTTACGGTTTTCAGAACCAGCATGGCCAGCGCCGCGAGCACCAGGACGAACAGGATGTTGAACCAGGGGATCAGCAACGCGTCCGGCCCTTCGACCACATCGATGTCGATGGCATTCGGGAAGATCGTGAACAGTTCGATGCGCCAGCCGTAATGGGTGACCGCGACCCAGACATCGCCTTCCTTCTTCACAAGGTCCTGCGCCTGGGCCGTGATGTTGCTCGAATCGAACTTGAAATAGGGCGGCCAGCCCCAGTCGGTGTCCTCGTTGCGGTAGACGCGCGGCTGTCCGTCCGGCCAGACCGTGCTGATGAAGCGCACGTCGCGGGTCCAGTTCGGGTTGGTGCCGGCGTCCGGCGCGGCCCAGAAGAACGCGGACGAGCCGATGTCCATGCGCTTGACGTCGGTGCCGACGATGCGCACCACGTCGCGGCCCGGCAGCGTGTAGTGCAGGAAAGCCACGACGATCACGATCAGCGGGATGCCGATGATCCACTTAAGATACTTCATCTGGCTCAGTCCTCGTCGTCGTCATCATCGTCATCGTCGTCGCGCGGTACCGGACCCCAGGGGCCGCGGTTCCGGCCGAAGCCATAATCGAGCCCGTCGTCGTCCTCGTCCATGCCCGGTTCCGGTCCGAACAGCTCTTCGCGCGTGCCGACCTTGTCCACCATGTATTCCGCGGCAAGAAAGTCCGCGGCATAGTTCTTCTTGGCGTCCGACCAGGCCGCATACTGGGTGTAGAACGCGTCCTTGTGGCAGATGAACAGCTGGCGGAAGTCCAGTTGCGTGAGCTCCGCCAGCAGCATGTTGACCAGGTGCTTGTCGCGGTGGTTTCGTGACCTCAGCAGATAGAAATAGGCCGGATCGTCCGGCGAAGGCCAGGTGTCGCCGCCGCGCATCGCCGCGCGGACCGCCCGTTCCAGAGCGTGATACTCGGCCGGCAGGTCCTCGTGATACTTGCGCTTGAGCGCGCGCAGGTCGCGCCGGGAGACGTCGCTCAGGTCCTCGTCATGATCGGCGGCCGCATCGATGACGATGAAGTCGAGCTTCTGCTTCAGGATGTTCACGGCCCGCGTGCCGCAGGCCTCGACGATCGGCTCCACAAGGGCATTGCGGTTCAGGAACTCGGCAATGTCCTGCCGGTCTTCCATGGTCAGGATCCGCTTGACCGGCAGGTCGGCAACAATGTCCGTGTCCTTTGGCGCGATGCAGGCGCTTTCGCGCACGTCGCGGAAGACGTAGAGCCCGCCATAGTGGGACGTATAGAAATTGCCCTGCTCGTAGGACCGGTTGCGGGGGCTGAGCGGTGTCCGGATGACATCGCCGGCCTGTTTGGACAATTCGATCATCTCGGCGATCAGCACATCGTCCCACCAGCCGTCCGGTTCCTTCATGAACCGCTCGATCAGGTTGCCGAGATCCTCTCCGGCTTCCACGTGCCCGCCGACCGTGTCCGCGTCGATCTCGATGGTGCGAATGTCGAACAGGTCGCGCGGCGAGGACAGGGAATAGACGGAATTGACCAGCTCGCCGACAACGCAGTCGCGGATGGACAGGGCGAAGAGCTGTTCCTCGTTTTCGTCGATGAAACG carries:
- a CDS encoding sugar-binding transcriptional regulator, whose product is MKQKLSAETSRLDDAARAGWLYYVAGNTQDEIARKLGVSRQSAQRLVSLAVSERLIKVRLDHPIAHCMELSSRLTEKFELKGCEVVPSDPDAPSSTVGIAQAAATEMERHFRSQQPKIIAYGTGRTLRASVDQLPMMDCPQHRVVSLLGNMMSDGSASAYNVIIRLADRINARHYPMPLPVFARSREELQLLHNQEAVHNILDLIRQADATFVGVGNMGPTAPLAKDGFVSLDEMRALENAGATGEITSWVYDRNGKLIEGLTNDLVASAPLLPAGEKPVYGIAAGEAKVSAILGALRGKFINFLITNETTAEQLLKC
- a CDS encoding HAD family hydrolase; this translates as MTQPIDLVIFDCDGVLIDSEVISARMLVAELAKRDVLITMDYVAHHFLGRSYPVVLQQIRSEFGVDLPPEFEATYRANLLGAFEAELQPVVGVRTVIEQLRPDYCLATSSSPPRLAKSLEITGLTDLFAGRATTASEVEHGKPAPDLFLLVADRRGVAPERCLVIEDSENGIKAGLAAGMQVWRFVGGSHLKSLANSGDAAAGAEQVFASFTDFFQLRPDLQINGS
- a CDS encoding DUF6638 family protein; the protein is MMRLVKHGLMYGNLFEVTSPSMVARYNRALEHLTGRQTGLQEFHVDISGFSPEIGDELNNIHYLNPNGCNRQFILLSVEQKSAPLLNARFSTSRSILRRFIDENEEQLFALSIRDCVVGELVNSVYSLSSPRDLFDIRTIEIDADTVGGHVEAGEDLGNLIERFMKEPDGWWDDVLIAEMIELSKQAGDVIRTPLSPRNRSYEQGNFYTSHYGGLYVFRDVRESACIAPKDTDIVADLPVKRILTMEDRQDIAEFLNRNALVEPIVEACGTRAVNILKQKLDFIVIDAAADHDEDLSDVSRRDLRALKRKYHEDLPAEYHALERAVRAAMRGGDTWPSPDDPAYFYLLRSRNHRDKHLVNMLLAELTQLDFRQLFICHKDAFYTQYAAWSDAKKNYAADFLAAEYMVDKVGTREELFGPEPGMDEDDDGLDYGFGRNRGPWGPVPRDDDDDDDDDED
- a CDS encoding DUF1523 family protein is translated as MKYLKWIIGIPLIVIVVAFLHYTLPGRDVVRIVGTDVKRMDIGSSAFFWAAPDAGTNPNWTRDVRFISTVWPDGQPRVYRNEDTDWGWPPYFKFDSSNITAQAQDLVKKEGDVWVAVTHYGWRIELFTIFPNAIDIDVVEGPDALLIPWFNILFVLVLAALAMLVLKTVSAFKKRRIDPVVDSIDGFMDDVGDNAEQARAHAHKRASEATSGFRRWLKRWFG